One Salmo trutta chromosome 12, fSalTru1.1, whole genome shotgun sequence genomic region harbors:
- the LOC115204614 gene encoding mesenteric estrogen-dependent adipogenesis protein-like produces MKITDVSRCTMEVIEVEEFLRNPPPGFTVEAGYRFVKSDPENCCVFIDDFELSRGGKVVFQHSQGKKITVRNLGDYTRFRKSLTSKKIYILVSACESKPSSTDGKAPKNIKVLQQYVVSIDGRNPLIKWEIERGLDRTISSVAGESYRVDIDLCDALRGWAGDSFCLLGNREKVTPVWKDTCFTLKYYSDALFDFPHWLGFSKRHFKISYHGR; encoded by the exons ATGAAGATCACAGACGTCTCTCGCTGTACGATGGAAGTTATAGAAGTTGAGGAATTCTTGCGGAACCCTCCGCCCGGTTTCACGGTAGAGGCTGGCTACCGATTCGTGAAAAGCGATCCTGAAAACTGCTGCGTGTTCATCGATGACTTCGAGTTATCCAGAGGAGGAAAAGTAGTCTTCCAGCACTCGCAGGGAAA GAAAATCACAGTGCGCAATTTGGGAGATTACACTCGCTTCAGGAAGAGCCTAACctcaaaaaagatatatatactgGTGTCTGCATGTGAAAGTAAACCTTCATCGACAGATGGGAAAGCTCCCAAAAACATAAAAG tgcTCCAGCAGTATGTGGTGTCCATTGATGGCCGTAACCCTCTGATCAAGTGGGAGATTGAGAGAGGCCTGGACAGGACTATCTCCTCTGTGGCTGGGGAGAGCTACAGGGTCGAC ATTGACCTGTGTGATGCATTGCGTGGCTGGGCAGGGGACAGTTTCTGTCTCCTAGGCAACAGAGAGAAGGTCACGCCCGTGTGGAAGGATACCTGCTTCACCCTGAAATATTACTCTGATGCCCTCTTCGACTTCCCACACTGGCTCGGCTTCAGCAAACGCCATTTTAAG ATCTCCTACCATGGAAGATGA
- the LOC115204615 gene encoding mesenteric estrogen-dependent adipogenesis protein-like has product MEVIEVEEFLRNPPPGFTVEAGYRFVKSDPENCCVFIDDFELSRGGKVVFQHSQGKKITVRNLGDYTRFRKSLTSKKIYILVSACESKPSSTDGKAPKNIKVLQQYVVSIDGRNPLIKLEIERGLDRTISSVAGESYRVDIDLCDALRGWAGESFCLLGNREKVTPVWKDTCFTLKYYSDALFDFPHWLGFSKRHFKISNHGR; this is encoded by the exons ATGGAAGTTATAGAAGTTGAGGAATTCTTGCGGAACCCTCCGCCCGGTTTCACGGTAGAGGCTGGCTACCGATTCGTGAAAAGCGATCCTGAAAACTGCTGCGTGTTCATCGATGACTTCGAGTTATCCAGAGGAGGAAAAGTAGTCTTCCAGCACTCGCAGGGAAA GAAAATCACAGTGCGCAATTTGGGAGATTACACTCGCTTCAGGAAGAGCCTAACctcaaaaaagatatatatactgGTGTCTGCATGTGAAAGTAAACCTTCATCGACAGATGGGAAAGCTCCCAAAAACATAAAAG tgcTCCAGCAGTATGTGGTGTCCATTGATGGCCGTAACCCTCTGATCAAGTTGGAGATTGAGAGAGGCCTGGACAGGACTATCTCCTCTGTGGCTGGGGAGAGCTACAGGGTCGAC ATTGACCTGTGTGATGCATTGCGTGGCTGGGCAGGGGAGAGTTTCTGTCTCCTAGGCAACAGAGAGAAGGTCACGCCCGTGTGGAAGGATACCTGCTTCACCCTGAAATATTACTCTGATGCCCTCTTCGACTTCCCACACTGGCTCGGCTTCAGCAAACGCCATTTTAAG ATCTCCAACCATGGAAGATGA